Proteins co-encoded in one Papaver somniferum cultivar HN1 chromosome 5, ASM357369v1, whole genome shotgun sequence genomic window:
- the LOC113278672 gene encoding uncharacterized protein LOC113278672 — protein MTYGIDLSIGDDSEERAIVVYPRMTQRMHRLFQPVPQEVLTRQMVDMQREDGDARMMHDCFGPNCTWGPKKFHQCLGMYRPLFLRILSEIVVADPAFDIQVDCTEKLGHSPHMKMYAVMKCLCKGIAADSTDDYVRMGASTVYMYVKRFTRVIVRHFGPRYMRLPTRKDTERLLAENAARGFPGILGSVDCMHFQWKNFSTAWAGSNNDLNVLAQSPLFDNMVNGLAAPCNYRINATTTTRSFKILFPNQPANTLFNRYQQAKRKDVERDFGTLQNKFQITKKLAFYWYREDINFIIKACLILHNMVIENERRNSNLGKVVNEPIRHVTGIPRSYHELRNDEAYLHPVFGTIPLLEIKYRDYQ, from the exons ATGACGTATGGTATCGATCTTAGTATTGGTGATGATAGCGAGGAGAGAGCAATTGTGGTGTACCCGCGTATGACTCAAAGAATGCATAGGCTCTTCCAACCGGTGCCTCAAGAAGTATTGACGCGACAAATGGTGGACATGCAACGAGAGGACGGAGATGCAAGGATGATGCATGACTGCTTTGGACCTAACTGTACTTGGGGCCCTAAGAAGTTCCACCAATGTTTGGGTATGTATCGACCTCTTTTCTTACGTATTCTAAGTGAAATAGTTGTTGCGGATCCTGCTTTTGATATACAAGTTGATTGCACCGAAAAACTTGGCCACTCTCCCCACATGAAGATGTATGCCGTAATGAAATGTTTGTGTAAAGGCATAGCCGCTGATAGCACAGATGATTATGTACGTATGGGAGCGTCGACTGTCTATATGTATGTGAAGAGGTTTACCAGGGTAATTGTTCGCCACTTTGGTCCAAGGTACATGCGACTTCCTACAAGAAAAGACACAGAAAGATTATTGGCAGAAAATGCGGCTAGAGGGTTtcctggaatacttggaagtgttgattgtatgcattTTCAGTGGAAGAATTTTTCAACAGCATGGGCAG GGTCGAACAACGACTTGAATGTCTTGGCTCAATCTCCACTTTTTGATAACATGGTTAATGGTTTAGCAGCTCCTTGTAATTACCGCATCAATGCCACAACTACGACAAGG TCATTCAAAATTCTTTTCCCAAATCAGCCAGCTAATACGTTGTTCAATAGATACCAACAAGCGAAGAGGAAGGATGTTGAAAGGGATTTTGGAACTCTCCAAAACAAGTTCCAAATAACAAAAAAGCTAGCATTTTACTGGTATAGAGAGGATATAAACTTTATTATCAAGGCTTGTTTGATtttgcataacatggtcattgagaATGAAAGACGTAACTCAAATTTGGGTAAAGTCGTGAACGAACCAATACGACATGTTACTGGAATACCGAGGTCGTACCACGAGTTAAGGAATGATGAAGCATATCTCCATCCCGTTTTCGGAACCATCCCGCTTTTGGAAATTAAATATCGTGATTACCAATGA